gttggattaggacccacccatgtgacctcattttatcttaattacctgtttaaagaccctgtctccaaatgtaGTGGCAGtctgaggtcctggggattaAGACTTCAAGATACAAATGGGGGATGTGTGGCCACAATTCAGCCCAATGAAAGGTATGTAatctttctgggctctcagtgTCTTCtgttgtaaaatgaagatgaagcTGCCCACCTCGTAGGAGTGTTGAGAggaataagtgagataatacatgcagtgcctggcatgtggggAGCATTCAAGTGCCATCTATTATTTGTAAGTTCTCCATTTGATaactgtgttctctctctccagccagcTGCCTCATGTCCTCTTTCACTTCCCTCTCCAACAACACCCTTCGAGTGTCCTGAGCAATTGTTCTTGGCCTCTAGCTTGCCTCTTAGGGCTCCAAGTTCTTCCTGCCCAGCCCAAGGCGCTTCTTCCTCTGTTGTAGGAGCCTCTGAGCAGAGCGATGGGAATGAGTGGCAGGTGCAGCAGCCGGAGGGCCCCATGCTGGTGGCAGAAGGTGAGACTCTCCTACTGAGGTGTACATTCGTTGGCTCCTGCCTTGATGACATGATAAAATGGGTCAAGGTGAGCAATCAGGACCAGCAGGAAATTTATAACTTCAAACACGGCATCTTCCCCGGGGTGACACCCATGATCCAGAGGACATTGGAGCCACTTAATTGCGACTATTCCATCTATATCCACATTGTCACCAGGGAGCATGCTGGAACCTACCACTGTGTGAGATTTGATGGCTTAAGTGAGCACCCAGAAAAGAAGCTGGATGAGGGCACCTCAGTGCTCGTGAAGGGTGAGTATCAGCCCTTTGGGTGCCAGCATTCTGCTCGGCCCTGTCTCCCTGCATCAGTCACCTTTATCCACAGTCACGCAGTACACACAAAACATCAGGGGAATACAGTTGGTATATCTCACTCACACATTTACAGGCAGCTGAGGGGGCTCTATCCCTCATGGGTCATTCCAGGGCCCAGACTGGCTGGAGTGCGTTTTTCTCATGAAGCTGGCAGATGCACAAGAGGGCAAGTCCCAAAGCCCCAAGCACATTTCAAGCTTCTACTCGCATAATGTCTGCTAACAGcccattgaccaaagcaagtcacacggctAAGCTCCAAATCAAGAGACAAGGAAGTGTCCCTGCCACCATGAGGTCACGGCAAGCATATGCATGTGCCATGATACCAGAGGAGAGTCAAGAACTGGGGCTGATAATTTAATCTACCACACTCCCCGAGTAATCAGTCATACCGTCTGTAAGTCCGCCAACAGTGACCTGGATGCCAAATCCTGGGTCTCTCTCAACAGGAGTGTGTTCTTAAATTGGTCACTCCAGCTCTATATAATTCAAATGCTTAACTTGTAAAATAGGTAACATAATTCCCTCTTCAAGGGCCATTCAGGTGATGAAATGGAAGAATGGATGTTTATGAAAATACCCCCATAAACTGTTGACAAGGAGAGTATCTGGGGGTGGGAGTTCATTTTAACTTGATGCAAGCATTTCAGGACAGCTTCTCTGACTCCTTCCGAGCTGTGACAGGTGTCTTCTCCGTGGTCCTGCAGTCCTCTGGGTTTCCAACCTCAGGGGGATTTTCTGGACCATCTCCACCACCAGACTGGGAGCTTTCTCAGGGCAGGACATCTCTGTGCCTTGCTGAGTTTCATTTTCCCCAGTCCTAGCatcagcacacagtaggcactaaGAACCTCTTTACTGACTGAATCAGCTAGTGAGTAATGAGGGAATGCGGAAGGGAGGGGCTGAGTGAGGAAgtcagggggaagggagggaagataCGGGGGAAGGAAATGCATGGGcgatggaggaagagagggcacTCAACAAGAACCTCTCTTTGGCTTCAGGAGCTGGGGACTCAGAGCCAGACCTCTGGATCATGCAGCCCCAGGAGCTGGTGTCGTCGACCACTGGAGACACTGTCCTCCTGAACTGCACAGTGCTTGGAAATGGTCCCCCCGGACCCATCAGGTGGTTTCGGGGGTCTGGTCTGAGCCGGGAGGCCATTTACAACTTTGAAGGCCTCTCCCACCCCAACGTGACAGCGGTCCGGGCCTCCAACAGCGATTTCAGCATTCTTCTACACGGCGTCTCCACTGAGTATGCAGGCACTTACTACTGCGTAAAGTTTCAGAGGAAACTCAACAGGCAATACCTGTCTGGACAGGGCACCAGGCTGAGAGTGAAAGGTGAGACGGGTAGTCTAGGAGGTgttgggagagagggggaggtggTCCATAAGGACCTTTTCACCATGTCCCAAAAAAAGCCAgctcttctcagcctccatacCTTTACATATtgccgttccctctgcctggaatgcattctccttttctctggagaactcctactcatccttcaaggcccagcacACATAGCCCTCCCCTGTAAaaccttctccttctcccaggcagttaatttcttcctcttccgGGCTCCCCCTTCTGGGCTCCACAGAACTTTTTGTAGACCTTTAatgattcaacaaacatctattgcCTACTGCCTACCCTGCACTGTACTAGGTACTGCAACACAGCAATGAATCAGACATTGACCCTACCCCAGAGATGCTCAAGCAGGTCTAACTAGTCCTTCATAGTTATAGGGTTTGAATTCTAGCCCCCATTCCAGGTAGAAACTGGAAGACTCGTCTCAGTAACCCCAGCTCCTAGAACAGGGCTCAGGAACTGGCAGGACAGACAGAAAGGGGGAATGCAAGACCACCTCTCTCCCTTGCAGCAAAGCCCAGTGCTCCCCAAGAGACAGAGTTCATCAATGAGCGTGTAGCCAGGATATTTCCATCAGGTGAGTACACCTACCTCCAGAGGAGTTAACCAGTCCTCCCCAGGCAAAGGGGGCCAGAAATGGCTGGTCCGTGGAAAGGGAGCAGTGCCGGACTTTTAGGGCCCATATGCCACCAAGAAAGTTCCCAGGACTCCATCTCAACTACAGAACCAGGAACCCGAGAACCACGTTAAAGctcaaacaaagaaaagactttcttgggggccggcccggtagctcagcggttaagttcccacgttccacttcggtagCCAGGGTTCACCAGcctggatcccaggtacggacatatgcaccacttgtcaaatgatgctgtggcgggcgtcccacatataaagtagaggaagatgggcacggatgttagctcagggccagtcttcctcagcaaaaagagaaggattggtggcagatgttagctcaagtctaatcttcctcaaaaaaaaagaaagaaggaaggaaaggacttTCTAACAGCCAGTGCTAACTGTTCAGTGAGTGGTCTTGCTTGAgaggtagtgagctccctgtgATTCAGTGCAAGGATACGGTGAAGCTGTGCCTAACAGTGCTGAAGAACAAGCCTTTGTAGCCAGCCTCCTGGATTAGcccctttctagctgtgtgattgtGGGCAGGTTGCCTCGCTCCTTGAATCTCTGGTGTCCTCCTTTAAGAACTTGGGGGAGGGAGGATAAGAATCCAAGAGCCTCCCTCATGGGGTTGTATGCAGATCCACTGAGAACCCAGAACTGTGCCTGCCACATCACCTGTTACACTCGGGGGTGCTCGGTAATGGGGGGAGGGATACAGGCGGCCAGGTTAGCCCCCCGATGCTCACCCTGTTCCTGCCATTCCTGGGAGCCAGACCACCTGGTCTCATCATTTCTTTGACACATGGggccctgagcaagtcacttccccaCTCTGAGTCTGTCTCCTCATCTAAGCAAACTGCATGGTTATCCTACTTCGCAAGATTAGTTTGAGGATTATATTAGGCAATTAGGACTGCTTAGCTCAGCGtctggggcagagagcagagcagccaATAGATATAAGCAGTTTTCTATTATTAtcagaggtcagggatgctgtcAAGATGATTAAAGGTACAGATAAGATATTGGGCAAAGCCTCTTCAGcccaggacagagggaggggaggtCTTTGACTCCCCACAACGTAGAAAGGATGTGGCCCCAGAGGTTATACAGCAGTTGGGCCCAACCTCACCACGGGGGCACTGAGGTGTGGGCTGTGGGGGATTCACCCGGGGGTCCTCCCTGAGCTCTCCCCTGTGTCCCCTAGGCCTCCTGTCTGTGCTCACACTTGTGGTCCTGGGGCTGAAGGCAGTGACCTTGGCTGCCTTCCTGCTGGCCCTGGCTGTCCGCCGGAGGAACCCTCGGCAAGAAGACTGCAGGACCCCAGGCCCAGCAGAGCTGTGCTCATTTTAGCATGCGGCGTGGGGCATGGGGCGTGGGTGAAGGGTCAGCCCCTGAGTGGGTTCTCTGAGTAGGAGAGGGGCTGGGCTCCCCAGTCATTTCTCTGCCTCCAATCCCAGCCTCCAGATACCCCCAGGCCTCATGATGAACTCCAGGATCCCTACACGTGGTTTTGGTTCACCTGGTGAAATTCCCCACTTGGCACAGCGCTCCCCTCCAATGTGTCTCCCTTTCCTTGTCCTTCAAGGCCTTGCCTGGGTCTCTCCTCAAGGCCCTTGCTCCTGCTCAAGCCTCTTCTGGAATGCCTGCCCCCTTTCTCCACCTCCCCACATTTTCTTCCCCTTCAAGCTCCAACTAGAGTCCTTCCTGGAAGGTTTCCCTGAGCGTCTCTAAGCTCGCCCAGCCAGACACCCTGTGCCCCTCCATTTGTGTCCTCTgtccccctttcctgcttccctccttccccaccgtGGCTGGTCTAGGTGTCTGTAATAGTCAGAATGCAGGTTTGGCAACTTgaacaaaacttttaaataacagtggcttaaaccacaaaaaaaattgatttctctGGTAATATCTAAGCACAAGCAGGCCAGGCAATATGGGGACTCCCTGGTTTTGAGATCCAGGATTCCCAGGTCTTGGCGCTACGAGGTCCACATTCTAGGCCTCAAGACCAGGGAAGAAGGCAGTGAAAGGGAGCATGACCCTCCCCTTCAAGGGCACAGCTAGGAATCACCCACATCACCTCTAATTGGCTGGAATGTGGTCACACGGtcacacctagctgcaaggaaggcagggaaatgtagtctttattctgaCCACAACGTGCCCAGGTGAAATTTGTCACTAGAGAACCGGTGGGCAGATATGTGTAGATAATCAATAATCTCCACCTCAGGGGCATTGAGGCAGCCTCTTACTTCCTCTGCGTGACACCAGAGTTCGATTCCCATCTGAAACGACCCCTCTTTGTACCACCAGCTCCACTAGGGCTGCGTAAGGGAGGGTGGTAGTTCTCAAGAAGGGGAGATTTTGCCCccacaggggacatttggcaaagtcCAGAGACATTTTccgttgtcacaacttgggggctGCTATCGCCATCTAGTGGGGAGAGGTCACCGATGCTGCTAAACATCATATGATGCCCCCACCAACATAGAGTTGTCTGGCCCAAAGCATCAGCAGAAGCCCTGATGCAGGGAAAGCGTGCATTCCCCGGGGTCAGACACGCCTGACTTCTAACCCTGaagccccgcctccctccccgtGTGGCCTTAGTGACCAATCAGTCACTTCACCCCTCGGAACATCGATGATGGTAACATGGACTTCCCTGCATTGTATGAGAACCAATTCAGGTCGTTTACTGAGGGCTTACCATGTGCTGTGTGCTCTGTGTACCCTCAGATCACGTGAACTCCCTTTCCATGCGCACATTTACTAGCACCTACTATGCGGGGAAGTGGATTCCTCTGGATGATTTTGttataataaacagaaaaacagctTGAACAAACCTAAGCCAAACGGGACATTAATTTAGGCCGAGAAGTGAATAGATCATTGAATTACCAGACATCGGAAGAAAGGGCAGATATGGTAAACTCAATAACGTCTCCCCCGCAAAAGATACCCACATTCTAACCGccaaacctgtgaatgttactttatacCACACAAAAGGACTTCGCAGATGTggctaaggatcttgagatggggaggttatcCTGGGTCAGCTCTAAATGCAGTCGCAAGTGTCCTgatgagggagagacagagggagattgacacagaagaggagacagcAGTGTGACCtcaaaggcagagatgggagtgatgcgGCCTCAAGTTGAAGGATGCTGGCAGCCACGAGAAGCTGGAGGCAGCAGGAACAGAgtctccccagagcctctggagggagtaTGGCCGCTGacgccttgatttcagcccagtgatgcTAATgtcaggcttctggcctccagaactatgacaGAATAAATTTCCACTGTGTCAATCCACCAGGTTTGTGGTTGATTTCTTACAGCAGCCGCAGGAAACTAGTAGCAGGGAAGCCCGGAAATGGACCTCCGAAAGAACTGGAGGTGGTTCCCTGCTCGGCCCCGGAAAACCGCCTCATATGGCAAGGCCCTGATGAGCTGGTCCTTGTCACCCCCAATCTCATCTCCCATCACCACCCCTTAAACTGACCCCCCTCCAACGCCCACCTGAGCCTTGACGGCGCCAAGTTCTCTAGTTCACCCAAGTCTCCGCCCACCCGTTTCTTTCAAGAGGCCTCCCCAGCCCGTCGTATCCACCATGACATCTTCATCCCTCTCAGTTCCCTCAGGCCGCTTACAGTTCCCTCACAGCACTTACTGCTGCCGCTtgaaataaatgtatgtgtgtgtgcgcgtgtgtgtgtgtgcgcgcgcacacgcAGTTGCTTGATGGCTGCTAGTTGTCCCCGCTAGAATTTGAGCTCACTGAGGGCAGGAACCTAACTTTTCACCGTTGTAGCCTCTTTCGTCCAGTCATAAAAAGTGGTTGAAGGCAGACGATAGCCCAGGCACTAATCAGCATGCcgagaataaagcagaaaagtcAGCTCTCAGAGCTCACTTCCTACTGCAGCGAGACAGACAATGGGTGACTAAACATAGATAAGTCGTACGTCACACGGTTGTGAGTGCTGAGGGAATAATAAAACAGTGGTCGGGGTGGAAGTTGCCAGAGATAGGAGGAGGTGATGCTATTTTATTTAGGGTGGTCAGAAGGGGGCTGATCAAgagatatttgagcagagacctgaaggaagtgagggagagaatcttgcagatatctgggggaagagcttAATAGGCacaaggaacagcaagtgcagaggccctgagggaGGAGTGTGCTTGACATGGCACAGGCAGCAAGCAGAACGTTTGGCACCTGTTAAACCCCTGTAAACATCTGAGGGGAATTCAGGGGAGAGGCGAAGTTCGTGATCTTGGGAACCTGACTGCtcaggttcaaattccagttctccTGTTCATCTCTTGGGTGACTTTATTTCTCTCAGTGTggcttggtttccttatctgtaaattgcTAATGGCATTAGCACCTCTCTTCTGAGGCAGTTTTGAGGCTAAAATGCATGAATGCATGTTATCTGTGCCTGGCACCTGGGAGGCACCAAATAATTGTCACAATGTGTTGATGGAATAAACTGCAGTCAACGTCCTTCACatggcagggagcagggcagccCACGGTGCCTGAGTCCCTCATCTTGTGACGTCAGCCACCCTCCTCAGATTTCATTGGAAAATCCTAGGGAAAGACACTGACGTGACTTATAGGGACACGGCAGGGCAGGGGGGTCCAGGCCCCAAAAGAAGTGGAGAGGGTGCTGGCAAATAAAACACATGGTGGATAATTCAGGGCCCTCGGGGAAAACCTGGTCCTGACAGATGGAAAGAGCAGGAAATGAACTGGAGTCAAAGTTCGCagtccagcccctgccctgcttTGGGGCCTGGGGCGCTGCACAGGCAAGATGACAGATCAAAGACAGAGAAGGGGGCAGGCCATGGGGTGGCCGAAGCTCCCATCAGGGCCAACAGGCCGCTGGCGGCTCATCCTGCTTGGGTCTCGGGATCTGAGGCAGGAGGTCAGTGCCCATACTCCAGGCCTCCCTGCATCGGAGcgtctgtttctctccctcctcttcttctgttctctcctttcctgcgctcttctctctcttttcttcccttcccatgGTTCTTGCCCCTC
The Equus przewalskii isolate Varuska chromosome 21, EquPr2, whole genome shotgun sequence DNA segment above includes these coding regions:
- the SIRPB2 gene encoding signal-regulatory protein beta-2 isoform X2; this translates as MRTPTHPCSRLLVLLLVLSGASEQSDGNEWQVQQPEGPMLVAEGETLLLRCTFVGSCLDDMIKWVKVSNQDQQEIYNFKHGIFPGVTPMIQRTLEPLNCDYSIYIHIVTREHAGTYHCVRFDGLSEHPEKKLDEGTSVLVKGAGDSEPDLWIMQPQELVSSTTGDTVLLNCTVLGNGPPGPIRWFRGSGLSREAIYNFEGLSHPNVTAVRASNSDFSILLHGVSTEYAGTYYCVKFQRKLNRQYLSGQGTRLRVKGLLSVLTLVVLGLKAVTLAAFLLALAVRRRNPRQEDCRTPGPAELCSF
- the SIRPB2 gene encoding signal-regulatory protein beta-2 isoform X1, encoding MRTPTHPCSRLLVLLLVLSGASEQSDGNEWQVQQPEGPMLVAEGETLLLRCTFVGSCLDDMIKWVKVSNQDQQEIYNFKHGIFPGVTPMIQRTLEPLNCDYSIYIHIVTREHAGTYHCVRFDGLSEHPEKKLDEGTSVLVKGAGDSEPDLWIMQPQELVSSTTGDTVLLNCTVLGNGPPGPIRWFRGSGLSREAIYNFEGLSHPNVTAVRASNSDFSILLHGVSTEYAGTYYCVKFQRKLNRQYLSGQGTRLRVKAKPSAPQETEFINERVARIFPSGLLSVLTLVVLGLKAVTLAAFLLALAVRRRNPRQEDCRTPGPAELCSF
- the SIRPB2 gene encoding signal-regulatory protein beta-2 isoform X3, whose translation is MLVAEGETLLLRCTFVGSCLDDMIKWVKVSNQDQQEIYNFKHGIFPGVTPMIQRTLEPLNCDYSIYIHIVTREHAGTYHCVRFDGLSEHPEKKLDEGTSVLVKGAGDSEPDLWIMQPQELVSSTTGDTVLLNCTVLGNGPPGPIRWFRGSGLSREAIYNFEGLSHPNVTAVRASNSDFSILLHGVSTEYAGTYYCVKFQRKLNRQYLSGQGTRLRVKAKPSAPQETEFINERVARIFPSGLLSVLTLVVLGLKAVTLAAFLLALAVRRRNPRQEDCRTPGPAELCSF